TCAACGCTTCTTCGCGCACCGCTTCGATGATCAGCGATACACCGCCATCGGCCACCGGGATGATGGCGCGATGGCCGTCATCATCGGTTTGTGAGGCCTGCCCCAGAAGCTGTGACCAGAACCCTGCAGCCTGTTCGATATGGTCGGTGTGGCAATCGATGACGATGGAAGACAATCGGCTCTTGTGCATCGCTTACACCCTTTCGATAATGCGTTCGCCGAACAGGCCCTGCGGCCGGAACAGCAGGAAAATCAGGGCAATCATGTAGGCCAGCCAACTCTCGATGCCGCCGCCGACAAGAGGTCCCCAGTAAATCTCACCGATTTTCTCGCCGATGCCGATGATCAGCCCGCCGACGATCGCCCCGGGAATGGAGGTGAAGCCGCCGAGGATCAGCACCGGCAATGCCTTAAGGGCAATGATTTCCAGCGCGAACGATACATCCGAACGCGCGCCCCACATGATGCCGGTGGTCAACGCCACGATACCGGCTGCAAACCAGACGATGGCCCAGATCTGGTGCAGCGAGATGCCGACCGAAAGGGCTGCCTGGTGATCATCGGCAACCGCCCTGAGC
This DNA window, taken from Hoeflea algicola, encodes the following:
- a CDS encoding VOC family protein, translating into MHKSRLSSIVIDCHTDHIEQAAGFWSQLLGQASQTDDDGHRAIIPVADGGVSLIIEAVREEALIHFDIETDDLAAEIRRIEQLGGRKVGAADHAVIMEAPTGHRFRLTGPSSHALSSSGNVWEGD